From Kingella potus, a single genomic window includes:
- the rpsU gene encoding 30S ribosomal protein S21, which translates to MPVIKVKENEPFEVAMRRFKRAIEKTGLLTELRAREAYEKPTTERKRKKAAAAKRLQKRLRSQQLPPKLY; encoded by the coding sequence ATGCCCGTAATCAAAGTAAAAGAAAACGAACCCTTCGAAGTTGCCATGCGCCGTTTCAAACGCGCCATCGAGAAAACCGGCCTGCTGACCGAGCTGCGCGCCCGCGAAGCCTACGAAAAACCCACCACCGAACGCAAACGCAAAAAAGCCGCCGCCGCCAAACGCCTGCAAAAACGCCTGCGCAGCCAGCAGCTTCCCCCGAAACTGTACTAA